The genomic region CGCCTGCTCGCGGGAGATCGCGAGACCGAACAGCACCACGGCGGCCACCAGCAGCAGCACCGACAGCCCCAGCACGGGCCACCCGTTCAGATCCCGGGCAGGCCGCTCGGTCACCTTCGGCTTGGGCATCTCCACCATCACGTCGACATCGGTCGTCATCGTCCACTCCTTCGCAGGTCTATATCCCGAAGGTAGCATAGTGATATCAGTTTTTGGAAGCGGCAATCCTCCGGCCGCCGTCGGTGCCTCGCGAGCTCAGCTGGACCGGCCGAGCACGGCGGTCAGACCGGGCAGGCCAGGGCGGTCAGGGCCTGCTGCCACTCGGTGGACTGCGAGCCGGGCAGTGGGTCGATCGGGCCGTCGTGCCAGGCGTGCACCGGGCGGATGCCGTGCAGGGCGTTGAGCAGCCAGACCTCGTCGGCCTCGGCCAGTTCCTCCGGGCGGCGGGCGCGTTCGGTGGTCTGCACGCCCCGGGTCGCGGCCAGGTCGCGGACCAGCGCGGCGGTCACCGACGGCAGGAAGTCGCGGTCGGCCGGCGGGAAGCAGAGCACGCCGTCCTCCCACCAGGCCAGCGCCGAGTACGCCGCTTCGACCGCGATGCCGTCGGCATCCATCAGCAGCACCTCGTCGGCGCCGCACTCGGCGGCCGCCTCGGCCTTCAACGCGCCGAGCGCATCGAGGTCCGGGCCCTTGATCCGTGGCTGCGTGCGCGGATCGGCGCCACTGTGCACCGCGATCCGCACTCGGCCGCCCGGCGTCGGCGCCGGCCGCAACTGCACCGCCAGCCGCAGCCGGCCGGCTGCGCCCGGGGCAGGGCCGACCTCGTCCCGGGGTGCGGCGACGGCAGCAGCCGACCCGGTCTCGTGGAGCTCGAAGCGGGGGAACCAGCGACCGAAGCCGGGCAGCCGGCCGACCTGGTCGTCCCAGAACGCCCCGGCGTCCGGCTCACCGGCGGCAGCGCAGGACGAGACGAACCGCTCACGGTGCCGGTCCAGGCCGCGCACCCGGCCGTTCACGACGAGGAACGAATCGGCGACGAGCACGGATCTCACCCGGACCTTCCCAGCGTTGCGGTTGCCTTCAGCACCATTTCGTCGTACTCCGCGACCGGTTCGGAGTCGAGCACGATCGCGCCGCCGGCCCCGACGACGGTCTCCCGCGGGGTCAGTACGGCGGTCCTGATCACCACGCTCAAGTCGGCCCGGCCGTCCACGGTCAGGTAGCCGAGCACACCGGAGTACACGCCGCGGGCGCTCGGCTCCAACTCGTCGAGCAGCTCCATCGTGCGGATCTTCGGCGCCCCGGTCATCGAGCCGGGCGGGAAGCAGGCCCGCACCGCAGCGACCGCGCCCACGCCGGCCCGCAGCTTGCCGCGGACCGTCGTGACCAGCTGGTGCATGGTCTGGTAGCTCTCCACCACCATCAGCTGCGGGACCTGGACGCTGCCCGGCTCGCTCACCCGGCCGAGGTCGTTGCGGATCAGGTCGACGATCATCAGGTTCTCGGCGCGCGTCTTCTCGTCCTCGGCCAGCGCCTTCGCGACAAGCTGGTCCTGGGCGGGGTCGGCCGAGCGGGGCGCGGTGCCTTTGATCGGGCGGCACTCGGCCCAGCCGTCGGCGTCCACGGCGAGGAACCGCTCCGGCGACGAGCTGGCCACCGCGATCTCGCCGTACCGGAGGAAGGCGGCGTACGGTGCGGGGTTGGTCGCGCGCTGCCAGAGGTAGAAGTCGAGCGGGTCGGGCACGGGTGGCAGCCGGACGCGGTTCGTCAGGCAGACCTCGTAGGTGTCGCCGGCCTCGAGCGCCACCCGGCAGGCGTCGATGCCGGCCAGGTACGTCGCGCGGTCCTGCTCCAGGTGCTGCTCGACGTCCAGCAGCGAGATCGCGGGCGGATCGACCCAGCCCATCCATCGGGAGGTCGCTGCCGCTGCGGCGCGGTCGAGCCAGTCCAGCGCCTCCTGGTCGTCCGGGGCGTGCACGGCGACGAGGTGGCTGCGGCCGCGGTCGTGATCGATCACGACGAAGCGGTTGGCCCAGATCCACAGCGCGTCCGGCGTCGGGGCCTCGTACGCCGCTGCTCCCCCGGTGAGCGCCTTCAGCTCGTAGCCGAAGTAGCCGACGTAGCCGCCGCTGAAGACGTCGGCCAGCTCCGCCGGTACGTCGGTGCGGCGGGCGGCGAGCAGCTCCTGGAGCTCGGTGAACACGTCCCCGTCGGTGACGTCGCGGACCAGGACCTCGGCGTCCGGGCCGGCGCTGGTGCCGAGCACCGAGATCCGGCGGGCGCTGCGGTCGGTCAGGCCACCGTCGAGCCAGAAGGCGACCGGCTCGGCCGCGAACAGCTCGCGGTAGACCGCCTCGCCGTCGGCCGCGTGGTCGACCGAGCGAACGGACCAGGTCAGTGCGGGCACAGCAGAACGGTACCCACTGGCCCGCTCACCCCGCCGCCGATCTCATCCCGGCCCGCCGATCCACCCCGCCCGCCCGCCGGTCCCACGGCCCACCGCCGCCACCCCTGCCGGAACACCGCGCCGACTCTGATGGGTCAACCCGTCGGAGACCGGGTTGGCCCACCACATTTTCGGTGGCCAACCATGCACCCGGTGGGTTGACCCACCGGAGTGCGCGGCAGAGCAGGGCGGGGCGTGGGTGGGTCGGGGCGGGGGCGAGGCGGGGCCGGGTGGGGGTGCTCGGGGCGCGGGTGCGCCGGGGTGGGGGTCAGGTGAGGGCGAGTTTGGTGCGCAGGGCGGTGATCCGGCGGATCGGGATCGCGATCTCCAGGCCGCCGCGGTCGCCGGCGCGCTGGGCCAGCCAGGCGGCGGCGTGCTCGCGCCGGTTCTCGGACGTGCCCGGCAGGTAGAGCGCGCCGATCAGCCGGCGGGCGTCGTCGATGCTGCGCACGGTGTACGCGTACCGCTCGCGCTGACTCTCCATCACGATGAAGCCGGCCCCGCGCAACTGCTCCTTCAGCCCGGACATCTCGCCCCCGGCGGGAAACTGCGGCCGGGACCGCAGCCGGGTGGTCAGTCCGGTCAGTGTGCGCAGGTCGCCGCGGCGCAACGGCCGGACGGCGGGAATCGTCGCAGCCAGCACCCCGCCGCGCCGCAGCACCCGGGCCGCCTCCGCGAGCACCTCCGGCAGCGGCTGCAGCACCATCAGCCCCATCGAGCAGGTGACGACGTCGAACGCCTCGTTGGCGAACGGCAGGCGCAGCGCGTCGGCCTGCACCTTCGGGCCGGGCGCCCCGGCGAGCTGGATCGGATTGTTGTCGACGCCAACGACCCACCGCCCGTACAGCTCACGGGAGACCGGACCGTTGCCGCAGGCCAGGTCCAGGACCCGGCGGGCCTCGCCGGAGACGGCCCGAACGAGCCAGCGGTACGGCGTGTGGTCGCCCGCGACGGCACGGGACAGCAGGGCTTCGGTGCTGCCCGGGGTGGCGGTGTGGAACGCCCGCAGGTAACCGGGCCAGTCGATCGGGTTCTGAGACATCGCGGACAGAGGTTACCCGGTGACCACAGTCAGTACCGCATCGAGCGCTCTGGGTACTGCTTTTCTTGACACAGGTCTGACCAGGAGTCCCCGCTTCGGAACGGCCGCCTCAGACCAGGCTGACGAAGATGTGCCCGGCGGTCTCGTCGCTGATCACACCGCCGGCGTCCAAGCTGCCGACCAGCACGCCCTCGGCGTCCAGCATCGAGTCGACCTCGCGGCCGGGCAGCGCGCCGGCGCGGCGCAGCACCGCCATCGCGCTGTCGTCGGTCTGCACCGGCTCGGCGATCCGGCGGACCAGCACCCGCACGGCGTTGCCGGTGGCCTGGTCGACCACCTTGTCCAGCGGCTCGACGCCGCTGCGGAAGTCGCCGATCGCGGTCGCCCGGCTGTCCTGCTGCAGCTCCTCCAGACCCGGGATCGGGTTGCCGTACGGCGACTCGGTCGGGTTGTCCAGGATCTTCAGCAGCCGCAGCTCGACCGCGTCGCTCATCACGTGCTCCCAGCGGCAGGCCTCCGCGTGCACGTCCTCCCACTCCAGGCCGATCACGTCGACCAGCAGCCGCTCGGCCAGCCGGTGCTTGCGCATCACCCGGATCGCCTGCATCCGGCCGACCTCGGTGAGCTCGAGGTGCCGGTCG from Kribbella flavida DSM 17836 harbors:
- a CDS encoding aminotransferase class IV — protein: MRSVLVADSFLVVNGRVRGLDRHRERFVSSCAAAGEPDAGAFWDDQVGRLPGFGRWFPRFELHETGSAAAVAAPRDEVGPAPGAAGRLRLAVQLRPAPTPGGRVRIAVHSGADPRTQPRIKGPDLDALGALKAEAAAECGADEVLLMDADGIAVEAAYSALAWWEDGVLCFPPADRDFLPSVTAALVRDLAATRGVQTTERARRPEELAEADEVWLLNALHGIRPVHAWHDGPIDPLPGSQSTEWQQALTALACPV
- a CDS encoding class I SAM-dependent methyltransferase translates to MSQNPIDWPGYLRAFHTATPGSTEALLSRAVAGDHTPYRWLVRAVSGEARRVLDLACGNGPVSRELYGRWVVGVDNNPIQLAGAPGPKVQADALRLPFANEAFDVVTCSMGLMVLQPLPEVLAEAARVLRRGGVLAATIPAVRPLRRGDLRTLTGLTTRLRSRPQFPAGGEMSGLKEQLRGAGFIVMESQRERYAYTVRSIDDARRLIGALYLPGTSENRREHAAAWLAQRAGDRGGLEIAIPIRRITALRTKLALT
- a CDS encoding metal-dependent transcriptional regulator is translated as MSELIDTTEMYLRTIYELEEEGILPLRARIAERLHQSGPTVSQTVARMERDGLVTVEGDRHLELTEVGRMQAIRVMRKHRLAERLLVDVIGLEWEDVHAEACRWEHVMSDAVELRLLKILDNPTESPYGNPIPGLEELQQDSRATAIGDFRSGVEPLDKVVDQATGNAVRVLVRRIAEPVQTDDSAMAVLRRAGALPGREVDSMLDAEGVLVGSLDAGGVISDETAGHIFVSLV
- the pabB gene encoding aminodeoxychorismate synthase component I, with protein sequence MPALTWSVRSVDHAADGEAVYRELFAAEPVAFWLDGGLTDRSARRISVLGTSAGPDAEVLVRDVTDGDVFTELQELLAARRTDVPAELADVFSGGYVGYFGYELKALTGGAAAYEAPTPDALWIWANRFVVIDHDRGRSHLVAVHAPDDQEALDWLDRAAAAATSRWMGWVDPPAISLLDVEQHLEQDRATYLAGIDACRVALEAGDTYEVCLTNRVRLPPVPDPLDFYLWQRATNPAPYAAFLRYGEIAVASSSPERFLAVDADGWAECRPIKGTAPRSADPAQDQLVAKALAEDEKTRAENLMIVDLIRNDLGRVSEPGSVQVPQLMVVESYQTMHQLVTTVRGKLRAGVGAVAAVRACFPPGSMTGAPKIRTMELLDELEPSARGVYSGVLGYLTVDGRADLSVVIRTAVLTPRETVVGAGGAIVLDSEPVAEYDEMVLKATATLGRSG